The proteins below come from a single Triticum aestivum cultivar Chinese Spring chromosome 5D, IWGSC CS RefSeq v2.1, whole genome shotgun sequence genomic window:
- the LOC123120779 gene encoding uncharacterized protein, whose product MAIETAPAAPHGLLGPPVVRGARPPADYTTEPTSHPFLDLLDAAFNAPSDAEIKAAMTPRRALTENCSATYANSGKPCLDFFFQVVPDTPPERVRGLLAAAWAHDALTALKLACNLGGVRGTGKSDKEGFYAAALWMHEHHPRTLACNVAALAEFGYLKDFPELLFRLIHGPDVRKVAKAAAEAEKARKKEKALGGRRAALRTRLASRRRRRRFVCLDEDELDSVPLPPLPPKPTFGDFLAAALYQSMQSKAVVVEAVPVSVAVPEAAEQMPEAMEATLVSVVAPEAAEQKPQAMEVVPDPVAVPEVMEVDQKKTSPRKQQMSKKVWKVAKLAVQSLETYYGDRAYRFLFTAVADFFAALLTSDLEQLAHGGKKMKIGLAAKWCPTPGSSFDRTTLLCEAIARRLFPRDSEPEYAQLSDEHYTYCALHRLRRQVLVPLRKVLKLPEVYMSAQWWSELPYTRVASVAMRRYKLLFKKHDEVRFGRYMDDVKAGKAKISAGELLPHEIAAAAFHGQEDDVSELQWRRMVDDLRAKGSLRNCISVCDVSGSMTGTPMEVCIALGVLTSELSEKPWKGKVITFHSRPSIHLIKGDTLREKMNFVERLEWGGSTNFQGVFDQILRTAVDAGLAPEKMVRTVFVYSDMEFNMASGAYFARGPSWDTDYEVICKKFRAAGYGDVVPQIVFWNLRDSSSMPVMSTQPGVAMVSGFSKNILKIFLQNDGGVNPEAIMMQAIAGDEYQKLAVFD is encoded by the coding sequence ATGGCGATCGAGACGGCGCCCGCCGCGCCACACGGCCTCCTGGGCCCTCCGGTAGTTCGCGGCGCGCGCCCGCCCGCCGACTACACCACCGAGCCCACGTCCCACCCcttcctcgacctcctcgacgcggcCTTCAACGCGCCGTCGGACGCGGAGATCAAGGCGGCGATGACGCCGCGGCGGGCGCTCACGGAGAACTGCTCGGCCACGTACGCCAACTCGGGCAAACCCTGCCTCGACTTCTTCTTCCAGGTGGTGCCCGACACGCCGCCCGAGCGCGTGCGCGGCCTGCTCGCCGCCGCCTGGGCCCACGACGCGCTCACGGCGCTCAAGCTCGCCTGCAACCTCGGCGGCGTCCGCGGCACCGGCAAGTCGGACAAGGAGGGCTTCTACGCCGCCGCGCTCTGGATGCACGAGCACCACCCCCGGACGCTCGCCTGCAACGTCGCCGCGCTCGCCGAGTTCGGCTACCTCAAGGACTTCCCCGAGCTGCTCTTCCGCCTCATCCACGGCCCCGACGTGCGCAAGGTCGCCAAGGCGGCTGCCGAGGCCGAGAAGGCGCGGAAGAAGGAGAAGGCgctcggcgggcggcgggcggccctCCGCACCAGGTTGGCCAgccggcggagaaggaggaggttcgTCTGTCTCGACGAAGACGAACTGGACTCTGTGCCACTGCCACCGCTGCCACCCAAGCCCACCTTCGGCGATTTCCTCGCCGCTGCGCTCTACCAATCCATGCAGAGCAAGGCCGTAGTGGTTGAGGCCGTCCCTGTCTCCGTCGCAGTCCCGGAGGCAGCCGAGCAGATGCCGGAGGCGATGGAGGCCACCCTTGTCTCCGTCGTGGCCCCGGAGGCAGCCGAGCAGAAGCCGCAGGCGATGGAGGTCGTCCCTGACCCCGTCGCGGTcccggaggtgatggaggtggatCAGAAGAAGACCTCCCCACGTAAGCAGCAGATGTCCAAGAAGGTCTGGAAGGTGGCCAAGCTCGCCGTGCAGTCGCTGGAGACGTACTACGGCGACCGGGCCTACCGTTTCTTGTTCACTGCCGTCGCGGACTTCTTCGCCGCGCTCCTCACCTCGGACCTCGAACAGCTTGCCCACGGCGGGAAGAAGATGAAGATCGGGCTCGCCGCCAAGTGGTGTCCCACGCCGGGCTCGTCGTTCGACCGCACCACGCTGCTCTGCGAGGCCATCGCTCGTCGCCTCTTCCCGCGCGACTCGGAGCCCGAGTACGCCCAACTCTCGGACGAGCACTACACGTACTGCGCcctccaccgcctccgccgccaggTGCTCGTGCCGCTGCGCAAGGTCCTGAAGCTTCCGGAGGTGTACATGAGCGCGCAGTGGTGGTCCGAGCTCCCCTACACTCGAGTGGCCTCGGTGGCCATGAGGCGCTACAAGCTCCTGTTCAAGAAGCACGACGAGGTGCGCTTCGGCAGGTACATGGATGACGTGAAGGCCGGCAAGGCCAAGATCTCGGCGGGCGAGCTCCTGCCACACGAGATCGCCGCGGCCGCATTCCATGGCCAGGAGGACGACGTCTCGGAGCTTCAGTGGCGCCGCATGGTGGACGACCTCCGCGCCAAGGGGTCGCTGCGCAACTGCATCTCCGTCTGCGACGTGTCCGGCAGCATGACCGGCACCCCGATGGAGGTGTGCATCGCGCTGGGGGTGCTCACGTCGGAGCTCAGCGAGAAGCCGTGGAAGGGCAAGGTGATCACGTTCCATTCAAGGCCCTCGATCCACCTGATCAAAGGCGATACCCTGCGGGAGAAGATGAATTTCGTGGAGCGCTTGGAGTGGGGCGGGAGCACCAACTTCCAAGGGGTGTTTGACCAGATCCTCCGCACGGCCGTGGACGCCGGACTCGCGCCGGAGAAGATGGTCAGGACCGTGTTCGTGTACAGCGACATGGAGTTCAACATGGCGTCGGGCGCCTACTTCGCCAGGGGGCCGTCGTGGGACACTGACTACGAGGTGATCTGCAAGAAGTTCAGGGCCGCCGGCTACGGCGACGTGGTGCCGCAGATCGTCTTCTGGAACCTGCGCGACTCCAGCTCGATGCCGGTGATGTCGACCCAGCCCGGGGTGGCCATGGTGAGCGGCTTCTCCAAGAACATCCTCAAGATCTTCCTGCAGAACGACGGCGGGGTGAACCCCGAGGCCATCATGATGCaggccatcgccggcgacgagTACCAGAAGCTGGCCGTGTTCGACTAG